In one Oscillospiraceae bacterium genomic region, the following are encoded:
- a CDS encoding cell division protein FtsA, translated as MTEANKEQERELVFALDIGTRSIIGVAGRPEGERFQVLAIERAEHQKRAMLDGQIEDIDQVANMAARVARRLGERLGRSLRRVSIAAAGRALRMERGRFALSLPGVRRVDDELIGQLEAGAVSEAERALSDDGEAGGRFFLVGYTVSQYLLDRYPLSTLRGHNGQELEAEVVATFLPAEVVESLYTAMGRSGLEVASLTLEPIAALNVAIPADLRLLNLVMADIGAGTSDVAACRDGSVVGYTMATVAGDEITEAIMRAFLVDFPTAERLKAGLSGGEPQEFRDILGLEQQVAREALWQAVEQPAQALAEELCRRIVDLNGGAPSALFLAGGGSKLDGLKELMARTLGMDPRRVAVAGEHFQKSAFSEQEDLNDPELATPLGIAVSAGLGLINDSCRVTLNGQPAKLFRSGSLTALDVLLMNGYVYSDLIGRTGQALSVLVDGGRVVFHGAPAEPCVLRINEREAPPSTVVHAGDRIDFTPARPGAPAVRTLAEAVGEARWPSALVNGAPAEGGRRLESGDEILLAPPQASAPASPAQAGGGAETAGRRLFLNGAPLTLPAKPDGAPYYLMDLLEYSGIDFEHLDRRVTLRVNGEDGQFSRELTEGDAVQIQYEDE; from the coding sequence TTGACGGAAGCAAACAAGGAGCAGGAGCGGGAGCTGGTGTTCGCCCTGGACATCGGCACGCGCAGCATCATCGGCGTGGCGGGGCGGCCTGAGGGGGAGCGCTTTCAGGTGCTGGCCATCGAGCGGGCCGAGCACCAGAAGCGCGCCATGCTGGACGGGCAGATCGAGGACATCGACCAGGTGGCGAACATGGCGGCCCGGGTGGCCCGGCGCCTGGGGGAGCGGCTGGGCCGCAGCCTCAGGCGGGTGTCCATCGCGGCGGCGGGGCGCGCGCTGCGCATGGAGCGCGGGCGCTTCGCCCTCAGCCTGCCCGGGGTGCGCCGGGTGGACGACGAGCTGATCGGCCAGCTGGAGGCGGGCGCGGTCTCCGAGGCGGAGCGGGCGCTCTCAGATGACGGGGAGGCGGGCGGGCGCTTTTTCCTGGTGGGCTACACCGTCTCCCAATACCTGCTGGACCGCTACCCCCTCTCCACCCTCCGGGGCCATAACGGGCAGGAGCTGGAGGCGGAGGTGGTGGCGACCTTCCTGCCCGCGGAGGTGGTGGAGAGCCTCTACACCGCCATGGGGCGCTCGGGGCTGGAGGTGGCCAGCCTGACGCTGGAGCCCATCGCCGCGCTCAACGTGGCCATCCCCGCCGACCTGCGGCTTCTGAACCTGGTCATGGCGGATATTGGGGCCGGGACGTCCGACGTCGCGGCCTGCCGGGACGGCAGCGTGGTTGGCTACACCATGGCCACCGTGGCGGGCGACGAGATCACCGAGGCCATTATGCGCGCCTTCCTGGTGGACTTCCCCACGGCGGAGCGCCTGAAAGCGGGCCTGTCCGGCGGGGAGCCGCAAGAATTCCGCGATATTCTGGGCCTGGAGCAGCAGGTGGCGCGGGAGGCGCTGTGGCAGGCGGTGGAGCAGCCCGCGCAGGCGCTGGCGGAAGAGCTTTGCCGACGGATCGTCGATCTGAACGGCGGCGCGCCGTCCGCCCTCTTCCTGGCCGGAGGCGGCAGCAAGCTGGACGGGCTGAAGGAGCTGATGGCCCGGACTCTGGGCATGGACCCGCGGCGGGTGGCCGTGGCGGGGGAGCATTTCCAAAAGAGCGCCTTTTCCGAGCAGGAGGACCTCAACGACCCGGAGCTGGCGACCCCCCTGGGTATCGCCGTCTCCGCCGGGCTGGGGCTGATCAACGACAGCTGCCGGGTGACCCTGAACGGCCAACCCGCCAAGCTGTTCCGCAGCGGGTCGCTCACCGCCCTGGACGTGCTGCTGATGAACGGGTATGTCTACAGCGACCTTATCGGTCGGACGGGGCAGGCGCTGTCCGTCCTGGTGGACGGCGGGCGGGTGGTGTTCCACGGCGCCCCGGCCGAGCCCTGCGTGCTGCGGATTAACGAAAGGGAGGCCCCGCCCTCCACGGTGGTCCACGCGGGGGACCGGATCGACTTTACGCCCGCCCGGCCCGGCGCGCCCGCCGTCCGGACGCTGGCGGAGGCGGTGGGCGAGGCGCGCTGGCCGTCGGCGCTGGTGAACGGCGCGCCCGCCGAGGGCGGGCGGAGGCTGGAGAGCGGGGATGAAATCCTGCTGGCCCCGCCGCAGGCGTCCGCCCCGGCCAGCCCCGCCCAGGCGGGCGGCGGAGCGGAAACGGCGGGACGGCGGCTGTTCCTCAACGGCGCCCCCCTGACGCTCCCGGCCAAGCCGGACGGGGCGCCGTATTACCTGATGGATTTGCTGGAATACTCGGGGATTGATTTTGAGCACCTGGACCGGCGGGTAACCCTGCGGGTCAACGGGGAGGACGGGCAGTTCAGCCGGGAGCTGACGGAGGGGGACGCCGTGCAGATACAGTATGAGGACGAATAA
- the fliC_1 gene encoding flagellin has protein sequence MRIQHNIMAMNAYRNYTSNTSALAKNLEKLSSGYKINRAGDDAAGLAISEKMRAQITGLKAAQKNAKDGISLVQTAEGALTEVHDMLNRMVDLADQSANGTYDDETDRANLQKEFDALRTEIDRIADSSNFNGIKLLDGSMGGGQVGAEAAVGTTLGATGTTSNITLTGLAAGKSVVIKSGDTEGVSGNTITLKKGTAYDQAALNRLAEQLSGDAKGAKLTLDKEFTTNATADTTGKTLSAAEPAYAKATAGGIDFVSTKAGNITNKIKIANIDNSMGQSAAINDGGDIVLQLKGNETVDDINKLLSKAGIDLKATKVGTLAQEATGVALAGGAGLGGNGLTLQIGDTAESFNQLTVSIADMHAQALGLSNISIADQDSAKSAIDAIKSAINSVSSTRGGLGALQNRLDHTISNLSVMQENIQDAEANIRDVDVAEEMMAYTKNNILVQSAQAMLAQANQIPQGVLQLLQ, from the coding sequence ATGCGTATCCAACACAACATCATGGCGATGAACGCCTACCGCAACTACACCAGCAACACCAGCGCCCTGGCCAAGAACCTGGAGAAGCTCTCCTCTGGCTACAAGATCAACCGCGCCGGCGACGACGCCGCGGGCCTGGCCATCAGCGAGAAGATGCGCGCGCAGATCACCGGCCTGAAGGCCGCGCAGAAGAACGCCAAGGACGGCATCTCCCTGGTGCAGACCGCCGAGGGCGCGCTGACCGAGGTGCACGACATGCTTAACCGCATGGTGGACCTGGCCGACCAGTCCGCCAACGGCACCTATGACGACGAGACCGACCGCGCCAACCTCCAGAAGGAGTTCGACGCCCTGCGCACCGAGATCGACCGCATCGCCGACAGCTCCAACTTCAACGGCATCAAGCTCCTCGACGGCTCTATGGGAGGCGGCCAAGTCGGTGCGGAGGCCGCTGTCGGTACGACATTAGGCGCAACTGGGACCACCAGCAATATAACCTTGACCGGTCTCGCCGCCGGGAAATCGGTTGTTATTAAAAGTGGAGATACCGAGGGGGTCAGCGGTAACACAATTACATTGAAAAAGGGAACCGCTTATGATCAGGCCGCTTTGAACAGACTTGCCGAGCAGCTCAGCGGGGATGCGAAGGGTGCAAAACTGACTCTGGATAAAGAATTTACGACAAATGCTACTGCCGATACTACAGGCAAAACATTATCCGCCGCCGAACCCGCATATGCAAAGGCAACTGCCGGCGGTATCGACTTTGTCTCTACCAAGGCCGGGAATATTACGAACAAAATCAAAATTGCCAATATTGACAACTCTATGGGCCAGAGTGCCGCCATCAACGATGGCGGTGACATCGTTCTGCAATTGAAGGGTAACGAGACGGTAGATGACATCAATAAGCTACTCTCCAAAGCCGGGATTGATTTAAAAGCAACCAAAGTCGGTACCTTGGCTCAGGAAGCGACTGGTGTGGCATTGGCTGGTGGTGCCGGTTTAGGCGGCAACGGATTGACACTCCAAATTGGTGACACAGCCGAGAGCTTTAACCAGTTGACTGTCTCCATCGCTGACATGCACGCCCAGGCGCTGGGTCTGTCCAACATCTCCATTGCTGATCAGGACAGCGCCAAATCCGCCATCGATGCCATTAAAAGCGCCATCAACAGCGTGTCCAGCACCCGCGGCGGCCTGGGCGCACTCCAGAACCGCCTGGACCACACCATCAGCAACCTGTCCGTCATGCAGGAGAACATCCAGGACGCCGAGGCCAACATCCGCGACGTGGACGTGGCCGAGGAGATGATGGCCTACACCAAGAACAACATTCTGGTGCAGTCCGCCCAGGCCATGCTGGCCCAGGCCAACCAGATCCCCCAGGGCGTGCTCCAGCTCCTCCAGTAA
- the fliC_2 gene encoding flagellin, with protein sequence MRIQHNIMAMNAYRNYTNNTSALAKNLEKLSSGYKINRAGDDAAGLAISEKMRAQITGLKTAQKNAKDGISLVQTAEGALTEVHDMLNRMVDLADQSANGTYDNETDRANLQKEITQLKSEIDRIADASNFNGIKLLDGSLGGGTAGGAAGVPTVEGLDFTDHAAVKGQQTVTFTAAGATGAALTDGDVLKATINYTDASGEAKSATLELTFDKTNKQLITKGGTKIDLAANTHATADEVSEAIAAAAKEDAGLNAAFKVGGAAAASTWDSKVAGANTKVNSVVVDFTAAGSGQTPDLINPTSVTAAADAYQSATPALDQVFTIGGQKFMFVNSDPGVAAADADVNVVKTAGNAIAADDVTTMANLIKQKTGYKPTPNNTDFDFKADTTGGKAGKGLTLQIGEDSNSYNQLTVSVGDMHTAALGISGINIGTQAGAQAAVDVIKKAINSVSSTRGDLGATQNRLEHTINNLSVMQENIQDAEANIRDVDVAEEMMSYTKNNILVQSAQAMLAQANQIPQGVLQLLQ encoded by the coding sequence ATGCGTATCCAACACAACATCATGGCGATGAACGCCTACCGCAACTACACCAACAACACCAGCGCCCTGGCCAAGAACCTGGAAAAGCTCTCCTCCGGATACAAGATCAACCGCGCCGGCGACGACGCCGCCGGTCTGGCTATTTCCGAGAAGATGCGCGCGCAGATCACCGGCCTGAAAACCGCCCAGAAGAACGCCAAGGACGGCATCTCCCTGGTGCAGACCGCCGAGGGCGCGCTGACCGAGGTGCACGACATGCTCAACCGCATGGTGGACCTGGCCGACCAGTCCGCCAACGGCACCTACGACAACGAGACCGACCGCGCCAACCTCCAGAAGGAGATCACCCAGCTCAAGAGCGAGATCGACCGCATTGCCGACGCCTCCAACTTCAACGGCATCAAGCTGCTCGACGGCTCCCTGGGCGGCGGCACCGCCGGCGGCGCCGCAGGTGTGCCCACCGTAGAGGGCCTCGACTTCACCGACCACGCTGCCGTCAAGGGCCAGCAGACTGTGACCTTTACCGCTGCGGGCGCCACGGGCGCCGCCCTCACTGACGGCGATGTCCTCAAGGCCACCATCAACTACACCGACGCCAGCGGCGAGGCCAAGTCCGCCACGTTGGAGCTGACCTTTGACAAGACGAACAAGCAGTTGATCACGAAGGGCGGTACCAAAATAGATTTGGCCGCCAATACGCATGCTACTGCCGATGAGGTCTCGGAGGCGATCGCCGCCGCCGCCAAGGAAGACGCCGGGCTCAACGCGGCGTTTAAGGTAGGCGGTGCGGCGGCGGCCAGCACCTGGGATTCCAAGGTTGCGGGCGCCAATACCAAGGTCAACAGCGTGGTTGTTGATTTTACAGCCGCCGGCTCGGGACAGACCCCTGACTTGATCAACCCCACTTCTGTTACCGCGGCTGCGGACGCTTACCAGAGCGCAACGCCCGCCCTTGACCAGGTGTTTACCATCGGCGGGCAGAAGTTTATGTTTGTCAACTCGGATCCAGGGGTGGCCGCCGCTGACGCCGACGTCAATGTCGTGAAGACCGCGGGTAATGCCATCGCGGCCGACGATGTTACGACCATGGCCAACCTCATCAAGCAGAAGACCGGCTATAAGCCCACCCCTAATAACACCGACTTCGACTTCAAGGCCGACACCACCGGCGGCAAGGCGGGCAAGGGCCTGACCCTCCAGATCGGCGAGGACTCCAACTCTTACAATCAGCTCACCGTCTCCGTGGGCGACATGCACACCGCCGCGCTGGGCATCTCGGGCATCAACATCGGGACCCAGGCGGGCGCGCAGGCGGCCGTGGACGTCATTAAAAAGGCCATCAACAGCGTTTCCAGCACCCGCGGCGATTTGGGTGCCACCCAGAACCGCCTGGAGCACACCATCAACAACCTGTCCGTCATGCAGGAGAACATCCAGGACGCCGAGGCCAACATCCGCGACGTGGACGTGGCCGAGGAGATGATGAGCTACACCAAGAACAATATCCTGGTGCAGTCCGCCCAGGCCATGCTGGCCCAGGCCAACCAGATCCCCCAGGGCGTGCTCCAGCTCCTCCAGTAA
- the rbr_3 gene encoding rubrerythrin encodes MDLEGKKSRENLQQALAGESLARNKYTFYAMAARKEGLDEVADALERMAKNEMMHARFWFQQLYGPCGDTAKNLREAAAGEFAEWHGMYPEFARQAREEGMEELASLFERVAAIEKDHEHQFMKLLSGLGRTQPAPGEEEPAFELRQGYRCQFCGAVYGEQPAACGTCGAVGAFEPCTYRR; translated from the coding sequence ATGGATTTGGAAGGAAAAAAGTCGAGGGAGAATTTGCAGCAGGCGCTGGCAGGGGAGTCCCTGGCGCGCAACAAGTACACCTTTTACGCCATGGCCGCCCGGAAGGAGGGCCTGGACGAGGTGGCGGACGCCCTGGAGCGCATGGCCAAGAACGAGATGATGCACGCCCGCTTTTGGTTCCAGCAGCTGTACGGCCCGTGCGGGGACACCGCAAAGAACCTCAGGGAGGCGGCCGCAGGGGAGTTTGCGGAGTGGCACGGCATGTACCCGGAGTTTGCCCGGCAGGCCCGGGAGGAGGGCATGGAGGAGCTGGCCTCCCTGTTCGAGCGGGTGGCCGCCATTGAAAAGGACCACGAGCACCAGTTTATGAAGCTGCTCTCCGGCCTGGGCAGGACGCAGCCCGCGCCCGGGGAGGAGGAGCCGGCCTTTGAGCTGAGGCAGGGTTACCGCTGCCAGTTCTGCGGCGCGGTGTACGGCGAGCAGCCCGCCGCCTGCGGCACCTGCGGCGCGGTGGGGGCCTTTGAGCCGTGCACCTACCGGAGATAA
- a CDS encoding resolvase — translation MDKTYGYARVSTRDQNEDRQLLALGRAGIPPGRIYLDRQSGKDFHRPQYQRLLRRLGRGDLLCVQSIDRLGRNYDEILEQWKHITREKQADIAVLDMPLLDTRRGRDLLGTFLSDIVLQVLSFVAQHERESIRQRQAEGIAAARLRGARLGRPPLTLPENFPEVRALWLARAITLDQAAETCHMARSTFHRYAVGRSL, via the coding sequence TTGGACAAAACGTACGGCTACGCCCGGGTGAGCACCCGGGATCAAAACGAGGACCGGCAGCTGCTGGCGCTGGGACGGGCGGGGATTCCCCCCGGGCGGATCTACCTGGACCGGCAGTCCGGCAAGGATTTCCACCGCCCCCAGTACCAGCGCCTGCTGCGGCGCCTGGGCAGGGGCGATCTCCTGTGCGTGCAGTCAATCGACCGGCTGGGGCGCAACTACGACGAGATTCTGGAGCAGTGGAAGCACATCACCCGCGAAAAGCAGGCCGACATCGCCGTGCTGGATATGCCGCTGCTGGACACCCGGCGGGGCCGGGATCTGCTGGGCACCTTCCTCAGCGACATCGTGCTCCAGGTACTCTCCTTCGTGGCCCAGCATGAGCGGGAGTCCATCCGCCAGCGCCAGGCGGAGGGGATCGCGGCGGCGCGCCTGCGCGGGGCGCGGCTGGGCCGCCCGCCCCTGACCCTGCCCGAGAACTTCCCGGAGGTCCGCGCGCTGTGGCTTGCGCGCGCCATCACCCTCGACCAGGCCGCCGAGACCTGCCATATGGCCCGCTCCACCTTTCACCGCTACGCCGTGGGGCGTTCCCTTTGA